The following proteins are co-located in the Rattus norvegicus strain BN/NHsdMcwi chromosome 19, GRCr8, whole genome shotgun sequence genome:
- the LOC134483163 gene encoding uncharacterized protein LOC134483163 isoform X5, with the protein MKEKERLIKELQLITQERNDLRDRLRFLTERSMKNRPHFRPNPYYEDLEKMEEAVMSILHNLEMENTEVHENNHKLKKEITFSR; encoded by the exons atgaaggaaaaggagaggctgattaaagagctgcagctcattacccaggagagaaatgacctgagagatcgcctgaggtttctgacagagagatccatgaagaacag gccacacttcaggccaaatccatattatgaagacctggagaaaatggaggaggcggtcatgtcaattctgcacaacttagagatggagaacactgaggtccatgagaacaaccataagctgaagaaggagattaccttctctaggtaa